The following coding sequences are from one Microbacterium sp. SORGH_AS_0969 window:
- a CDS encoding endonuclease/exonuclease/phosphatase family protein, translating into MAGILFPDVTAPDLDVMSFNIRRRFDRITWQPADRWPMRKQRLRTFLGARRPHLLGSQEAMPDQASWVQVSLGSQYGRIGLGRGKNREGEGTPLFYDRDRIEVEDWEQVMLSDTPDVPGSTGWGNTIPRVAVVARLRDRATDARFTFVNTHFDAFSRRARRRSATWLHDLVARRELPLVFTADVNAHIRSAELAGMFADGLLVDTWSYAPARRTAEWGTFNNYAAPRVGARRIDALLVTPDVGVRAVGIDPRPTGTQWPSDHLPVEAVLRIHPSGGPR; encoded by the coding sequence ATGGCCGGCATCCTCTTCCCCGACGTCACGGCGCCGGACCTGGACGTGATGAGCTTCAACATCCGACGACGCTTCGACCGGATCACCTGGCAGCCCGCCGATCGGTGGCCGATGCGGAAGCAACGCCTGCGCACCTTCCTCGGCGCCCGTCGGCCGCATCTGCTCGGATCGCAGGAGGCGATGCCCGATCAGGCCTCCTGGGTGCAGGTCTCCCTCGGGTCGCAGTACGGGCGGATCGGACTCGGACGCGGGAAGAATCGCGAGGGCGAGGGGACTCCCCTGTTCTACGACCGGGACCGGATCGAGGTCGAGGACTGGGAGCAGGTCATGCTGTCGGACACCCCCGACGTCCCGGGGTCGACGGGCTGGGGCAATACGATCCCCCGCGTCGCGGTCGTCGCCCGACTGCGCGATCGGGCGACGGACGCGCGATTCACGTTCGTCAACACGCACTTCGACGCCTTCTCTCGGCGGGCGCGGCGCCGCTCGGCGACCTGGCTGCACGACCTCGTTGCGCGGCGCGAACTCCCTCTCGTCTTCACCGCCGACGTCAACGCGCACATCCGCTCGGCCGAGCTCGCGGGCATGTTCGCCGACGGCCTCCTGGTGGACACCTGGTCGTACGCCCCGGCGCGCCGGACCGCCGAGTGGGGGACGTTCAACAACTACGCGGCCCCTCGTGTCGGCGCACGGCGCATCGACGCGCTCCTGGTCACCCCCGACGTGGGCGTCCGTGCGGTCGGCATCGACCCCCGCCCGACGGGCACGCAGTGGCCGAGCGACCATCTGCCCGTGGAGGCCGTCCTACGTATCCACCCGTCGGGGGGCCCGCGATGA
- a CDS encoding catalase → MTEPTTTNGGAPVASDEHSQSVGADGSIALTDHYLIEKLAQFNRERVPERVVHAKGGGAFGTFRTTGDVSAYTRAALFQPGVETEMLARFSSVAGEQGSPDTWRDPRGFSLKFYTTEGNYDLVGNNTPVFFVKDGIKFPDFIRSQKRLPGSHLRDNTMQWDFWTLSPESAHQVTWLMGDRGIPASWRHMNGYGSHTYQWINAEGERFWVKYHFHTDLGHKTLTQDEADQIAGQDADFHIRDLYAAIERGEFPTWTLKVQIMPYDDAKTYRFNPFDLTKVWPHSDYPEIEVGTMELNRNPGNYFAEIEQAAFEPSNFVPGIDGSPDKMLQARIFSYADAHRYRVGTNYQQLPVNRPHTEVHSYSKEGAMRYEYNPPEVPVYAPNSAGGPAADPRRAGDGGWQSDGELVRSAATRHPEDDDWGQAGALVREVMSAEERDRLVETITGHVGGVTRRDVRDRAVQYWKNVDAEIGSRVEDGLPPLEDTTSPGEQLSEPNPDGDLVGRDVAGKI, encoded by the coding sequence ATGACCGAGCCGACCACCACGAACGGCGGCGCCCCCGTCGCCAGCGACGAGCACTCGCAGAGCGTCGGAGCCGACGGCTCCATCGCCCTGACCGACCACTATCTGATCGAGAAGCTCGCGCAGTTCAATCGCGAGCGGGTTCCCGAGCGCGTGGTGCACGCCAAGGGCGGCGGGGCGTTCGGCACGTTCCGTACGACCGGTGATGTCTCGGCCTACACGCGCGCGGCGCTGTTCCAGCCCGGCGTCGAGACCGAGATGCTCGCACGTTTCTCGTCGGTCGCGGGTGAGCAGGGGAGCCCCGACACCTGGCGCGACCCGCGCGGATTCTCGCTGAAGTTCTACACGACCGAGGGAAATTACGACCTCGTCGGCAACAACACCCCCGTCTTCTTCGTCAAGGACGGCATCAAGTTCCCCGACTTCATCCGCTCGCAGAAGCGCCTGCCCGGCAGTCACCTGCGCGACAACACGATGCAGTGGGACTTCTGGACGCTGTCGCCCGAGAGCGCCCACCAGGTGACCTGGCTCATGGGCGACCGTGGCATCCCGGCCTCCTGGCGTCACATGAACGGCTACGGCTCGCACACCTACCAGTGGATCAACGCCGAGGGCGAGCGCTTCTGGGTGAAGTATCACTTCCACACCGACCTCGGTCACAAGACCCTCACGCAGGACGAAGCCGACCAGATCGCGGGTCAGGACGCCGACTTCCACATCCGCGACCTGTATGCGGCGATCGAGCGGGGCGAGTTCCCGACGTGGACGCTCAAGGTGCAGATCATGCCCTACGACGATGCGAAGACCTACCGCTTCAATCCCTTCGACCTGACAAAGGTGTGGCCGCACAGCGACTACCCCGAGATCGAGGTCGGCACGATGGAGCTCAACCGCAACCCGGGCAACTACTTCGCCGAGATCGAGCAGGCCGCGTTCGAACCGTCGAACTTCGTGCCCGGCATCGACGGCAGCCCCGACAAGATGCTGCAGGCGCGCATCTTCAGCTACGCCGACGCGCACCGGTACCGCGTGGGCACGAACTACCAGCAGCTGCCGGTCAACCGTCCGCACACCGAGGTGCACTCGTACTCGAAGGAGGGCGCGATGCGCTACGAGTACAACCCGCCCGAGGTGCCCGTCTACGCTCCCAACTCGGCGGGTGGCCCCGCGGCCGATCCTCGTCGTGCCGGTGACGGCGGATGGCAGAGCGACGGCGAGCTCGTGCGGTCGGCGGCGACCCGGCACCCCGAAGACGACGACTGGGGACAGGCCGGCGCTCTGGTGCGCGAGGTGATGTCAGCCGAGGAGCGCGATCGTCTCGTCGAGACCATCACCGGACACGTGGGCGGCGTGACGCGCAGAGACGTCCGCGATCGTGCCGTGCAGTACTGGAAGAACGTGGATGCCGAGATCGGCTCTCGCGTCGAAGACGGGCTCCCGCCGCTCGAGGACACGACCTCTCCCGGCGAGCAGCTCAGCGAGCCGAATCCCGACGGCGACCTCGTGGGCCGCGACGTCGCGGGCAAGATCTGA
- a CDS encoding DUF2945 domain-containing protein, protein MSKDLSKGDRVSWDTPQGRTQGEVVEKKTKDFQHDGQKFTASDDDPAYIVKSEKSGSTAAHKGSALNKLKS, encoded by the coding sequence ATGTCGAAGGATCTGTCGAAAGGCGACCGCGTCAGCTGGGACACCCCGCAGGGGCGCACGCAGGGCGAAGTCGTCGAGAAGAAGACGAAGGACTTCCAGCACGACGGCCAGAAGTTCACCGCATCCGACGACGACCCGGCCTACATCGTGAAGTCGGAGAAGTCGGGGTCGACCGCGGCTCACAAGGGGTCGGCGCTGAACAAGCTGAAGAGCTGA
- a CDS encoding cryptochrome/photolyase family protein: MRAALILATQQFAEHPAYADDDVEEFFFIESAPRFRKLPYHRHKIVLLISAMRHTAARLEAEGRTVRRITLADDLGFKAGLERLLREHRVTELTWMSDPNRPVDERIARICADHDVETDVLPDGLFLTPEEEVDAWFAEHPTPLMEDFYHWQRRRTGILMDGGKPAGRRWNFDADNRKPLPKKGVEIPPLPQLEHDEITRAVIADVDARYPEHPGRAADFWLPVTPEDSRDWLDVFVAERLHDFGRYEDAMKADEPFLFHAIISPMLNIGLLTVEEVVAASTRTDAPLASVEGFIRQVIGWREYMRGMYRAHPKLEHVNALHLEKRIQKYWYSGERMPSDLPVPVRTVLERVHSWGYAHHIERLMVLGNWFLLQGYAPRQVNAWFLALFVDAYDWVMVPNVMGMSQFADGGFVATKPYVSGGAYLQKMGSWWPSAQDAKESVFTDAYWEFLERHEDVLAGNHRLGLALAQMRKRRDAKGE; the protein is encoded by the coding sequence GTGAGGGCCGCACTGATCCTCGCGACGCAGCAGTTCGCCGAGCACCCCGCCTACGCCGACGACGATGTCGAGGAGTTCTTCTTCATCGAGTCGGCGCCCCGCTTCCGCAAGCTCCCGTACCACCGGCACAAGATCGTGCTGTTGATCTCGGCGATGCGGCACACCGCCGCCCGGCTCGAGGCCGAGGGGCGGACGGTGCGTCGGATCACCCTCGCCGACGACCTCGGCTTCAAGGCGGGTCTGGAACGCCTGCTGCGGGAGCACCGCGTCACCGAGTTGACGTGGATGAGCGATCCGAACCGCCCGGTCGACGAACGGATCGCCCGCATCTGCGCCGATCACGACGTCGAGACCGACGTCCTCCCGGACGGGCTCTTCCTCACCCCCGAAGAAGAGGTCGACGCCTGGTTCGCCGAGCACCCGACGCCGCTCATGGAGGACTTCTACCACTGGCAGCGCCGGCGCACCGGCATCCTGATGGACGGCGGCAAGCCTGCCGGTCGACGCTGGAACTTCGACGCCGACAACCGCAAGCCGTTGCCGAAGAAGGGCGTCGAGATCCCGCCCCTCCCTCAGCTCGAGCACGACGAGATCACCCGGGCGGTGATCGCCGACGTGGACGCGCGCTACCCCGAGCACCCCGGGCGCGCGGCCGATTTCTGGCTCCCCGTCACGCCCGAGGATTCCCGCGACTGGCTCGACGTCTTCGTCGCCGAGCGCCTGCACGACTTCGGCCGGTACGAGGACGCGATGAAGGCCGACGAGCCGTTCCTCTTCCACGCGATCATCTCGCCGATGCTGAACATCGGGCTGCTCACCGTCGAGGAGGTGGTCGCCGCATCGACCCGCACCGATGCCCCTCTGGCATCCGTCGAGGGGTTCATCCGTCAGGTGATCGGGTGGCGCGAATACATGCGCGGGATGTACCGCGCGCACCCGAAGCTCGAGCACGTCAACGCGCTGCACCTCGAGAAGCGGATCCAGAAGTACTGGTACTCCGGAGAACGGATGCCGAGCGACCTGCCCGTGCCGGTGCGCACGGTTCTGGAGCGGGTGCACAGCTGGGGCTACGCGCATCACATCGAGCGACTCATGGTGCTGGGCAACTGGTTCCTGCTGCAGGGGTACGCGCCACGTCAGGTGAACGCGTGGTTCCTCGCGCTGTTCGTGGACGCATACGACTGGGTGATGGTGCCGAACGTCATGGGCATGAGCCAGTTCGCCGACGGCGGCTTCGTGGCCACCAAGCCCTACGTCTCGGGTGGGGCCTATCTGCAGAAGATGGGCTCGTGGTGGCCGTCGGCTCAGGATGCCAAGGAGTCGGTGTTCACCGACGCGTACTGGGAGTTCCTCGAGCGTCACGAGGACGTACTGGCGGGCAACCACCGGCTGGGGCTGGCCCTGGCGCAGATGCGGAAGCGGCGGGACGCGAAGGGGGAATGA
- a CDS encoding DUF2256 domain-containing protein codes for MSRPEVRSKPCAYCGRPFTDRKRWSGRDQWDEVLYCSRGCRANAARQRRRA; via the coding sequence ATGTCACGACCCGAGGTGCGCTCCAAGCCGTGCGCTTACTGCGGACGCCCGTTCACCGATCGCAAGCGGTGGAGCGGACGTGACCAGTGGGACGAGGTCCTCTACTGCTCGCGTGGGTGTCGCGCCAACGCCGCAAGACAGAGGCGGCGCGCGTGA
- a CDS encoding pyridoxamine 5'-phosphate oxidase family protein, with protein MSSTDTELETLNKLLKKFRFAMVTTRAEDGALHAHPLTVQERESDGDLWFIVGTHASAVEHVRRDPKVGLSFSSDSTWLSLAGHAEVVDDLAKLKELWSTTVEAWFPDGPESPGVTLLKVSALTGEYWGSAGGRLATAIALVTSKVTGERPKGGENEKFDLTD; from the coding sequence ATGTCATCCACCGACACCGAGCTGGAAACGCTCAACAAACTACTGAAGAAGTTCCGCTTCGCCATGGTCACCACGCGGGCCGAGGACGGCGCGCTCCACGCTCACCCGTTGACAGTCCAGGAGCGGGAGTCCGACGGCGACCTGTGGTTCATCGTCGGTACGCACGCCTCGGCCGTCGAGCACGTGCGGCGGGACCCGAAGGTCGGACTGTCGTTCAGCTCGGACAGCACGTGGCTGTCGCTCGCCGGTCACGCCGAGGTCGTCGACGACCTCGCGAAGCTCAAGGAGCTGTGGTCGACGACGGTCGAGGCGTGGTTCCCGGACGGCCCCGAGTCCCCGGGGGTCACGCTGCTGAAGGTCTCCGCGCTGACCGGCGAGTACTGGGGAAGTGCAGGAGGGCGCCTCGCGACGGCGATCGCCCTGGTCACGTCGAAAGTGACCGGCGAGCGTCCGAAGGGCGGCGAGAACGAGAAGTTCGATCTGACCGACTGA
- a CDS encoding biopolymer transporter Tol has translation MASGIDDSTDDERWLVIEGRRWRRTDPSLPPGLVDRLRSHLGRARSAVRTTKRAGDADGTADARRRVGLAKTGLGERGPRWWEEDVASRLDRAGEALAELDRLAPPRADDGPDVNA, from the coding sequence ATGGCATCCGGGATCGACGACTCCACCGACGATGAACGCTGGCTCGTGATCGAAGGTCGTCGATGGCGCCGCACGGATCCGTCGCTCCCGCCGGGGCTGGTCGACCGCTTGAGATCGCACCTCGGACGGGCTCGCTCCGCGGTGCGGACGACGAAACGCGCGGGGGACGCTGACGGAACGGCTGACGCGCGTCGACGCGTCGGACTCGCCAAGACGGGGCTCGGCGAGCGCGGACCGCGGTGGTGGGAAGAGGACGTGGCCTCTCGCCTCGACCGCGCCGGCGAGGCGCTCGCAGAGCTCGATCGGCTCGCCCCGCCGAGAGCAGACGACGGCCCTGACGTCAACGCGTAG